In one Amaranthus tricolor cultivar Red isolate AtriRed21 chromosome 8, ASM2621246v1, whole genome shotgun sequence genomic region, the following are encoded:
- the LOC130820158 gene encoding uncharacterized protein LOC130820158 has translation MANGDNFDNYLSSSSLTCELKIIGAKNIKTKHKGNLFIRCYLSEGSNNNNRIQVNTKEIVSSQKDDYIFWDDSFSLECKGTQDSIQNLKEQSVFFELRWRNTKAFLGKIGGSQVVATAETPWKHVLDAPKMEFQKWVPMNVNEDGKLLKFEEGVKPPCLQIVMKVEASRVETMEEMRRRRRRERRREWDDECGCGCRSNGCCSSCADNELLFIGATFDDF, from the coding sequence ACTTACATGTGAGCTTAAAATCATAGGAGCCAAGAACATAAAAACCAAACACAAAGGGAATCTCTTTATTAGATGTTACCTTTCAGAAGGAAGCAACAACAATAATAGAATTCAAGTAAACACAAAAGAGATAGTTTCATCCCAAAAAGATGATTATATCTTTTGGGATGATTCATTTTCACTTGAATGTAAGGGAACACAAGATTCAATCCAAAATCTCAAAGAACAGAGTGTGTTTTTTGAGCTAAGATGGAGAAATACAAAGGCTTTTTTAGGGAAGATTGGAGGGTCTCAAGTTGTTGCAACAGCTGAAACTCCATGGAAACATGTTCTTGATGCACCAAAAATGGAGTTTCAGAAGTGGGTCCCAATGAATGTTAATGAAGATGGGAAATTGCTTAAGTTTGAAGAAGGGGTTAAACCTCCTTGTTTGCAGATTGTAATGAAAGTGGAAGCTTCTAGAGTGGAAACAATGGAGGAAATGAGGAGGaggagaaggagagaaagaagaagagaaTGGGATGATGAGTGTGGATGTGGGTGTAGATCAAATGGGTGTTGTTCTTCTTGTGCTGATAATGAGTTACTTTTTATTGGTGCTACTTTTGATGATTTTTAG